Genomic DNA from Caldicellulosiruptor hydrothermalis 108:
GGTAATACAAAACTGGTACAGCCAAAGCACCCATTGTGACAAAATATCCAAGATTTAACCCCCAAGCAAAGAGCATGAGCATTGAAATACCAAGTATCAGTATGCATGTGCTCATGTTTGGTTCTTTGTATATAAGGACAAAAAACAGCCCTGTCAAAAGCATTGAAATGATAAAAGCTTTAAACCTTGACTTTGGTTTTTCAACATGGTCAAAATACGTACTAAGTGTTATCACAAGAGCATATTTTGCAAGTTCTGATGGCTGAAACTGAATAGGACCAATGTCAATCCATCTGCGTGCGTTGTTCACAAGCTTGCCTATGCCCGGAATCAAAACTGCTACAAGCGATATTGCAGCTATTATATAGAGCATAACAGCAAACTTTTTCCACACTCTGTAGTCAATTTGACTTGTTATATACATTACTATTAAACCAAGCACAAGACCTATTACTTGTTTTTTTAAAAAATGGTAACTGTCGTGAAACTGATAATATGCGTAGTAATAGCTTGCGCTAAATATCATCACAACCCCAATTAGCGAAAGCAAAAGAGTAATATACAAAAGCGGATAGTCAATCATCTTCTTTTCCATTTTCAACATTCACATCCCTGTTGTTAAAAGCTCTCTTACATATTCTTTAAACATCCTTCCTCTTTGTTCGTAGTTTTCAAACATATCCCAGCTCGCACACGCAGGTGACAGAAGTACAACATCACCATTTTGAGCACTTTCAAAGCTCTTTCTAACTGCCTCTTTCAAGGTGGACACAAGCTCAAAGTTTTTATACCCAATTTTCTCAAGCTCACTGGCAATCTTATGTTTTGTCTGACCGAGCAAAAATACTTTTTTAACCCTTTTGGCAATCAAGCTTACAAACTTTTCAAAACTTTCTCCTTTGTCATACCCTCCGGCAATTAAAATTATTGGGTTTTTAAAAGCGCTGATTGCCTTTTCAGCAGCATCGGTGTTTGTACCTTTTGAATCGTTATAAAATTTTATGCCATTTATCTCTGCCACAAACTCTATCCTGTGTTCAACACCTCTAAAGGTTTTGAGAACCTGCTCAATGGTATCTTTTTCTATTCCAAACGGCAAAGTGCAACTAATTGCCGCAAGAGCATTTTCTAAATTGTGCTGACCTGGGATAAATATCTCATCTTTTTTCATAACCTCTTGCGTTTTTCCTTCAAAAGTAAAATAGATTACATCATTTTCGACGAACACCACATTTTCAAACTGAGTCTTTGTTTTTGAAAACACTATCACATTTCCCTTTGCCAATCCTATTAAGTCACGAGTCACGTTGTTGTCATAGTTGAGGACTGTATATCCCATTTCATCAATATTTTCAAATATTCTCATCTTTGCTTTTATATAATTCTCCATTGTCATGTGTCTGTTTAGATGGTCGGGAGTGATATTGAGAATACACCCAACCTTTGGTTTAAAGTACTTAATTGTTTCAAGCTGAAAACTTGATATCTCAAGCACAAAAATAGTATTTTCACTTGATGTTTCTACCGTATCAATAAAGGGAAGACCAATGTTTCCGCATACAACTACATCCTCATACTGCTTTTTTAAAATCTCTCCTACAAGAGTTGTGGTTGTTGTCTTGCCATTTGTACCGGTGATGGCAACAATATTTTTACTTTTGCAGAACCTGTACGCAAGCTCAATCTCACCAATGACCTCAACACCCTTTTTGTGAGCAAGCACCAAAGGTCTTTTGCTAAGTGGCACGCCCGGACTTACAACAACAAGCTGGACCCTGTCTATCACCTCATCAGGAATCTCACAATAATAGATTTCATCAAGTAGCTCTTGTGCACAATTCCTATCTTCTTTTTTGAACTGGTCTTCTGCTTTTTCATCAAAACCTATCACAAAAGCACCATGTTTTTTTAAAAACCGCGCAGAAGCCAATCCGCTTCTACCAAGGCCTACCACCAGAACATTTTTCCCTTTCAAATCCAATTTTAAAAACCTCCAACTCCTAAATTTTCAGCTGTATCATTGCCAAGGCAAGAAGGCAAAACAGAATTGTAAATATCCAAAACACAACAACAACCTTTGCCTCATCCCAGCCCAAAAGTTCAAAGTGATGGTGCAAAGGTGCCATTCTAAATATCCTCTTTTTTGTGAGCTTAAAATACAATACCTGAAGCATTACTGATACTGCCTCTATTATATATAGCCCACCTATAACCAAAACAAGTACAGGCTGTTTTAACATCACAGCAATTGCAAAGATGCTTCCTCCAAGCATCAAAGATCCTGTATCTCCCATAAACACAACTGCCGGGTGGGCGTTGTACCTCAAAAATCCCATGCAGCTTCCCACAATAGCTCCGCTAAATATTGCCATATCATGGTTTCTTGAAAATATTGAGATAATGGCTAAAAACAAAGAGACTATCATTGTCACACCGCTTGCCAAGCCGTCAAGCCCATCTGTAAGGTTTACAGCATTTACAGTGAAAACCATTAAAACTGACATCACAGGAACATATGCCCATTTCAAGTCAATGTACTTATTTACAACTGGCAGATAAACGTTGCTTCCCAAGTGTTTTTGTATGACATATAAAAAGGTTATGCTGATTAAAAATTGAAGTACCAGCTTTTCGCGTGCGCGAAGACCCAACGACCTTTTTAACACTACCTTTATGAAATCGTCTATAAAACCTATAAGACCAAACGCAACTGTTGCTATCAGCGGAGCTCCAACTGCAGGATATTTTTTGTAAAAAATTAGCGATGTTACAATAATGCTCAGACCTATAACAAGCCCTCCCATGGTGGGTGTACCGCTTTTTTTGTGGTGTGTTTTTGGCCCATCATCACGCACAACCTGACCAAATTTTAAATATTTTAAAAAGGGAATTACAATTGGCATAACAATTAAGACAATCAAAAATGAAATTATTATTGCAAGTATTGTGTCAATGTCAAGCATCTTTTACCTCTCCTTGAGAAATTCATCTACAACTTCATCCAGTTTTACACCCCGCGAAGCCTTAAAAAGGATTGTGGAATTGCTTGTAACTTCTCGTTTCAAAACATCTAAACACTCATCTTTTGAAACAAAATATGCTCTTGAGCCCTCTTTCTTTTTTGCTTCATCGAATATATAAATTGCATCTTTCCCCGTACATATGACAACATCTATCGGCTTTTGCAATATGTATCTGCCAACTTTCCTGTGTTCCTCTTCAGAAAACTCGCCAAGTTCAAGCATGTCGCCCAGCACCAATATCTTTTTTCCTTCAAACTCGCATATGCTGTCTATGGCAGACAGCATCGAATGCGTGCTTGCGTTGTAAGTATCATCCACAACAGTAATGCTTCCTTTTTTGATAACCTCAAACCTTCTTTTTAGCCTCTCCTTTTGGCGGATTGCTTCTTTCACAAGCTGCCTGTCTACCTCTAAAATTGTCCCTACTGCAATTGCAAAAAGAGAGTTATAAATGTCATGAAAATTAAAGCTTTCTATGAAATAGGTGTAGCCTCCTACCTCAAACGAAAATCCATTCTGATGTCTTTGCACGTTTTGCGCCCTGAAATTGCTCTCGTTTTCAATCCCAATGGTAACAACCTTTCTTTTGAGTTCTTTTTTGTGAAGGTTCAAGATGTCATTGTCGCTGTTTATAATCAATATTCCACTTTCCGGCATTCCATCCTGAATCTCTGACTTTGCAAGAAAAATGTTGTACCGTGACTTTAAATTTTCAATGTGGGCAACACCAATATTTGTAATAATCCCAATATCAGGTTTTGCAATTTGAGATAGTTTAGAAATCTCACCAAAATTGCTCATGCCCATTTCAAATACAGCAACCTGTGTATCATCTGGCATGTTCAGAATAGAAATTGGAAGACCTATGTGATTGTTAAAGTTGCCCTGGTTTTTAAAAGCTTTGTACTTTCGGCTCAATACATTGAATATATACTCTTTTGTTGAGGTTTTACCCACGCTTCCAGTAACTCCTACAACCTTTAAGTCGTTTAATTTTCTTCTTGCATAACAAGCCAAACTTTGCAGTGCTAAAAGTGAATCTTGCACTTTAATATAAGGTACTTTTATATCCTCAAAGTCTTTCTGAGAAATAAACGAAATTGCACCGTTTTGCAGTGCTTCTTTGACAAAATCATGCCCGTCAAATCTGCTTCCTTTTAAAGGAATAAACAAAGTATCTTTTCCTATATTTTTGCTATTAATTGAAAAATTTTTAACAAGAACATCGCTAGAAAAGTTTCTAAGTTCGCCATTTATAGCTTTTGCTATCTCAGAAAGCCACAGGTTCATTCTCTTAACTCCTTTAAGATATCTTTAACTATTCTTCTCTCATCAAACGGTATAGTTCTATCTTTTAAAATCTGGTAAGTTTCATGTCCTTTCCCGGCAAGGACAATAAAATCATTTTCCCTTGCGTTCTTTATGGCATATTTAATAGCCTCATACCTGTCGGGTATGACCATATACTCAACATTTGTCTTTCTTATCCCTTCCAAGATATCAGCAATTATCTTGAGCGGGTCTTCTGTTCGTGGATTGTCAGATGTAACAATCACAAAATCTGCCATCCTTCCAGCAATCTCGCCCATAATTGGTCTTTTTGTCCTGTCTCTGTCTCCTCCACATCCAAAAAGCAGCACTTTTCTACCCTCTGCTACCTCATCTACTGTTTTCATAAGGTTTAAAAGCCCATCTGGTGTGTGTGCATAGTCAATCACAATTGTAAACTTTTCGTTTGACTCAACTATCTCGAATCTGCCTGGCACAGCTTTTAGATTTTCAAGCCCTTTTTTTATAGTATCAAGCTTGATACCAAGCGAAATACAACATGCAGAAGCAGCCAGGCTATTGTAAATTGAAAAAAGACCGGGGATGTTAAGTGTTATCTCCTCTTTTTCGCCATTGTACCACAGCTCAAATTGATTTTTGTTAACAAAAAGCTTAATATTTCTTGCACAAACCTGGGCATCGCTGTCTTTGGCGTATGTCACACTGTCAGGATACATTTCGATAATCCTTTTTCCCCACCTATCGTCGGCATTTACAACCCTTTTTTTGCTCATACCGAAAAGTTTCAACTTTGCAGCAAAATAATTTTCCATTGTTCCATGAAAGTCTAAATGGTCCTGTGTAAGGTTTGTAAAAACTCCAACGTCAAAATCACAGTCATATACCCTAAAAAGCTCAAGAGAGTGCGAAGATACCTCCATTACAACACTGTCAACACCCTCATTTTTCATCTGCCAAAAGAGCTTTTGTAGGTCATAAGACTCAGGCGTTGTATGCTGAGCCTCAATTTCTCTGCTACCTATCATATTCTTGATTGTACCAATCAACCCCACTTTTTGCGAATTTGCCTCAAGGATGGACTTTATCAT
This window encodes:
- the ftsW gene encoding putative lipid II flippase FtsW — encoded protein: MIDYPLLYITLLLSLIGVVMIFSASYYYAYYQFHDSYHFLKKQVIGLVLGLIVMYITSQIDYRVWKKFAVMLYIIAAISLVAVLIPGIGKLVNNARRWIDIGPIQFQPSELAKYALVITLSTYFDHVEKPKSRFKAFIISMLLTGLFFVLIYKEPNMSTCILILGISMLMLFAWGLNLGYFVTMGALAVPVLYYLTTKEQYRVERIQALFNPWADPTDKGYQIIQSLYAIGSGGLFGIGLGQSRQKLLYIPEPHTDFIFSILCEELGFVGAIFVIVLFVLFVWRGIVIALNSPDRFGTLLAFGVTSIIALQAILNIAVVTASVPATGVPLPFITYGGTSIVFHLFGVGILLSISRRIKVIK
- the murD gene encoding UDP-N-acetylmuramoyl-L-alanine--D-glutamate ligase → MDLKGKNVLVVGLGRSGLASARFLKKHGAFVIGFDEKAEDQFKKEDRNCAQELLDEIYYCEIPDEVIDRVQLVVVSPGVPLSKRPLVLAHKKGVEVIGEIELAYRFCKSKNIVAITGTNGKTTTTTLVGEILKKQYEDVVVCGNIGLPFIDTVETSSENTIFVLEISSFQLETIKYFKPKVGCILNITPDHLNRHMTMENYIKAKMRIFENIDEMGYTVLNYDNNVTRDLIGLAKGNVIVFSKTKTQFENVVFVENDVIYFTFEGKTQEVMKKDEIFIPGQHNLENALAAISCTLPFGIEKDTIEQVLKTFRGVEHRIEFVAEINGIKFYNDSKGTNTDAAEKAISAFKNPIILIAGGYDKGESFEKFVSLIAKRVKKVFLLGQTKHKIASELEKIGYKNFELVSTLKEAVRKSFESAQNGDVVLLSPACASWDMFENYEQRGRMFKEYVRELLTTGM
- the mraY gene encoding phospho-N-acetylmuramoyl-pentapeptide-transferase, whose translation is MLDIDTILAIIISFLIVLIVMPIVIPFLKYLKFGQVVRDDGPKTHHKKSGTPTMGGLVIGLSIIVTSLIFYKKYPAVGAPLIATVAFGLIGFIDDFIKVVLKRSLGLRAREKLVLQFLISITFLYVIQKHLGSNVYLPVVNKYIDLKWAYVPVMSVLMVFTVNAVNLTDGLDGLASGVTMIVSLFLAIISIFSRNHDMAIFSGAIVGSCMGFLRYNAHPAVVFMGDTGSLMLGGSIFAIAVMLKQPVLVLVIGGLYIIEAVSVMLQVLYFKLTKKRIFRMAPLHHHFELLGWDEAKVVVVFWIFTILFCLLALAMIQLKI
- a CDS encoding UDP-N-acetylmuramoyl-tripeptide--D-alanyl-D-alanine ligase — translated: MNLWLSEIAKAINGELRNFSSDVLVKNFSINSKNIGKDTLFIPLKGSRFDGHDFVKEALQNGAISFISQKDFEDIKVPYIKVQDSLLALQSLACYARRKLNDLKVVGVTGSVGKTSTKEYIFNVLSRKYKAFKNQGNFNNHIGLPISILNMPDDTQVAVFEMGMSNFGEISKLSQIAKPDIGIITNIGVAHIENLKSRYNIFLAKSEIQDGMPESGILIINSDNDILNLHKKELKRKVVTIGIENESNFRAQNVQRHQNGFSFEVGGYTYFIESFNFHDIYNSLFAIAVGTILEVDRQLVKEAIRQKERLKRRFEVIKKGSITVVDDTYNASTHSMLSAIDSICEFEGKKILVLGDMLELGEFSEEEHRKVGRYILQKPIDVVICTGKDAIYIFDEAKKKEGSRAYFVSKDECLDVLKREVTSNSTILFKASRGVKLDEVVDEFLKER
- a CDS encoding UDP-N-acetylmuramoyl-L-alanyl-D-glutamate--2,6-diaminopimelate ligase, whose amino-acid sequence is MKLKDLIENIDVLETNVKDFDKDITDIAYNSKNAKEGCAFVCIKGFKADGHEYIDEAIQNGACLVVVEEFFDTSKIEGKIDYIKTSNTRKALAVMSANFFGHPSKDFLLIGVTGTNGKTSTTFMIKSILEANSQKVGLIGTIKNMIGSREIEAQHTTPESYDLQKLFWQMKNEGVDSVVMEVSSHSLELFRVYDCDFDVGVFTNLTQDHLDFHGTMENYFAAKLKLFGMSKKRVVNADDRWGKRIIEMYPDSVTYAKDSDAQVCARNIKLFVNKNQFELWYNGEKEEITLNIPGLFSIYNSLAASACCISLGIKLDTIKKGLENLKAVPGRFEIVESNEKFTIVIDYAHTPDGLLNLMKTVDEVAEGRKVLLFGCGGDRDRTKRPIMGEIAGRMADFVIVTSDNPRTEDPLKIIADILEGIRKTNVEYMVIPDRYEAIKYAIKNARENDFIVLAGKGHETYQILKDRTIPFDERRIVKDILKELRE